The nucleotide window TTAGACTTTTATTTAAAGGCAGGCCAAACACAAACTCGATCTCGTAACCATGCATTACTCCCATCCACTCGGGCCAGGCCAGGTTTGAGGCTCGATGGTCAAACAAGTAAAGGTAGACAGAACCTAAAGACAAGAAGGTGGCATAtagaaaaataatcagtttgtaATTTTGTTTTACTGCCTTTTGTTAATTACATTGGCCCTTGACTTAAAATTGTTACCAATATTTGTGGATGCATACAATTGTATATATTATTTGTTGCAGATTCACATTAAAGcggtttgttttatttaatttaatttcttcatttgttttcagTCTCATACCACACACACAACTAAAATTAATATTCTAAAATTTAATTACAACAAATTGATGTGCTTTGTTTTGTGGTTTGTGGTGATGCACAGCCGCTGTGCCACAAGCATATGGCTGTGGCCTTAATGGAGAAATGTTTTCCCATCTTGCTTCAATAATCATCCAAATGTTTAACCGTTATGATAACATGACAactttttagttaactagtaatAATTTTACACAGGCTAGTAATAATAACATAAGTGCACTGCTCTCATTCTTTACCAAGTATTGGCCTTACCATGAGAGTTGCCACTGTTATAGCCTGTTGATCCAGAGTTTCCCCAGCCCGGGGTCCCTGGGACTGCTCCTGGCTGGATATGGAGAGCTGTGTGCTGGGCATATGCCTTTGCAAAGTTCAGTAAAGGACAGATAACATTTTGATCTCCTACAATATCATCCATGGCATCTCGATTCTTTACAGGGTTATTCTCATCCATCCAGTCTGTATACTGAAGTATAACCGCTTCCAAGCCGATTTCATTAGCATGAGGGACGCCCATCTTCACACCTTCAAGGAAGTCTTCTCGTGATATCAAACTCTCGTTGTCTTTACTGAATCCTGGTGAGCCATAAATTAAGAAATAAGATCCTTCATCCTGATTTACACCCAACAGGATCTGAGTGTTTTTGAAGTTTCCTGAGTTGATCATGGCCTCCGGGGTGTCAGGGAGGAACACACCGTCTACGACAGGTACAAAGGAATAGCGGAAAAGGCTGCTGTATGGGAGCACTTGCCACTCCTGATCAATTAGTTCTTGAGGATTTTTGTTTCTCAGGCAGTCAATTAGCTCAGTGTCATTACCCTCACTGCACCCAACCAGCTTGCCCAGCAAGGTGGTCCTTCGACGGGCCTCATCAAAGCTAACAGTAGCCCAGGGGGTGTTAGGAACACCGCTCTGCAATATGGCACGTGTAAAGTATGGGCGACTGTCTGGTGACAGAACATGCAAGCCTACTGAGGCTCCTCCGGCACTTTCTCCAAAAATGGTCACCTGTTTGGGGTTACCTCCAAAAAAGTGAATGTTATCTTGTACCCACTTGAGGGCCATTCTCTGGTCAAGAAGACCAATGTTTCCCGGTGCTTCTGATGAGCCATTAAGTGCAAGAAATCCCAAAGGGCCAACACGATAGTTCATAGAGACAACCACTACCTTTTCAGTGTAAGCCAAGTACCGGCCATCATAAACGTCAAGAGAGGAGGAACCACTAGAGAAGCCACCACCATATATCCAGACCATCACTGTGAGATTTTGTGGCCTAGGGGATGGAGGCACCCACACATTGATATAAAGGCAGTCCTCACTCATGTCTCTGTTGGGGTTCCACATCTCAGTGCCTGGAAAGCCTGGGTAAGAGGTGTCTACGTACTGATAGCAGGCATTAGGGTAGTTTGTTGCCTCAATCACACCATTCCATGGCTTTTTCGGCTCTGCTTGCTTAAAGCGCCTCTTCCCTACAGGAGGTTCGGCATACGGGATCCCCAAGAAAGCAACCACATGATTCCGGTCTGGAACAGGTATGCGCAAGCCTTGCACACGGCCCAACCTTGTTGTTACTATGAGGTCAGATTCACTTTGTGCTAGGCAGCATTTTAAAAGGAACACGAGAAGCACAGAGGGCAGAAGGAAAAGGTCTGAAGTCTTCATGATGCcttatttgcttaaaaaaatttTGCAATCTCACTGTGATCAAAGCTCAGTTTTATCTgtgaataaaaaacaaaaatgagttaAGATGATAATCGAAGTCCAAGAAAGGCTACAAATAAAGGGTATAGAGAAAAAGGAACCAGGTTAAATAAGAGTTGTAAAACCCTACAATGTTATTCACTTAGTTATAAATTGTCAAATTTTCAACTTTGATCCTGTTTATTGAACATCTATTATCAtcttcatttatattaaatgtatcaAAACAGAAAGAACTTGTTCACACAATGCATTTTTGCTTTGAACGAGGTGTGTGAGCACAAGACAGATAGACCGTTGACAGGGATTTATAGGTTTAAAGTGACAAGCTAAAAGGGATTAATGTGAACAGATATTATTCAACATTAATAACCTTGGCCTAATGGGCTGTGATAGTAGATTACACTTACTTCAAGGACCCACAAATGCTTTTGACgtgaatgtttatatttcacatgTTGCCCGGTTGCCATGATGGCTGGATTAGTTCTGGGGGCACAGTCAGGGAGCACATGCATTTGACTGCAGCTGTGTGTCTGTTTAAATGAGGCTATTTCTGTTCCCCTTGCCTCCTTCGCTCATGTGGGGTTCTATTTTTGAGGGTGTCACTTCTCTCCATTTGTCCATCTACCTCGCTTTCCATTCAACCCTTtctttgaaatatatatattctacaCAAAGCTTTAAGTAAGTGTACCCAAGTATATTACAGTATAAGGGTCATTGGATCAAAACTatatattatcatttaaaattatccatttggcagacatttttAACCAAAGTAACTTACGTGTATGTTTTACAATTGCATTATACATGTGTTCCTTGGGGATCGAACTAATAACATTTGCATTGCTAAAGCAATGCTAAAGGAGCacataataatcaaaatgaGTTGCATTAAATTGCTCTGCTTATTACACAATCTTTTGATTGTTTCACAAACAAGTAAGGTAATATTGGAATCAATAGTAAAAATAGGCTTGGTGGACTGCAATGCAATTGATCAGTCACGCAGCCTATCAATAGATTTATTATTATCTTCAAAGACAGCTGCTTTCCGGAAATGGGGGGCAAGGGCAGCTGCAAGCACTGGGGAAAAGCAGAGGGGGAGAGACTGTCTGAACTCAAATTAGATCCTGGAATCCATGGGTGAAGTTCACTGAGGGGTTTGCCTTTCAGCCTGGGATAACACATCGTTGTGCACACCATCATTTTATTATTCAATCACATCTCTTTCTGTCTTCCAGAAATGCTTTTGTGTGAGACAGGATCGGCCCTTGTCATAGCTTTATCACAGTAACGAGAACGCATTACGCTTATCTAGTCTTTCTCTGCATTTGTCAGAATCATTGCCAGCAATCTGTCTCTTTTTGAACTCTGTTGCCATGGAAATTATGAGCCTGCACTACCCATCCTCTCTCATTTCTCTTACACTCTGTCGGCAGCCTTGTAGTGCCCTGACTACAATCACTTTTCCCCTCTCAAACAATCTATATTAAAGCAAGCAACTTTAAAATGATCTAATATAGGTACGCGCTACGTCGCGTGGAGTAAACATGTTTACGTAGACGCTTAATGAGGGAAATGTCAAGGGAAGCGGGCTGTTGTCTGGATACGTTCAAAACAAAAATGACACTTTCAATTTAGTGTGCCTATCATGTGATATTTCAAAACTGTCTATTTGATGAGTGGCACAGAGGAATTTTCCGTTTCGTGGTCCGTCCGTCTAATATTTCACGAGCGCGCTCAGTAGCTAACGCGTGCCAACATATACACTTGGGCTCGCGCTGTCCTGTAGCCAACTGTAGAGACGCTATTATTATCCCGATTACAACCACTTTATTTTAATCCAACAGTCCCCCAGACGACGAAGTAGTAATTAATCTAAAACAAAATTTTAGCATTACACGTCACAATTAATTAAAACAGTGCGACTAAGAAACTTACCTGCAGAGTTTCCGAAAGCTGTCTACAGGTTTATCATACAGTAAATGCACCCACACGATGTCTCTCGCAGCAACTGTGTGATTAAgcaattaaaatacagtaaacaaATAAAACCACGAACCCTTTAAACAGGACACGAAAGCAATGAAAAATGCGAAAACGTTTAACTTCATAATACAGATTTAATTATCAAAGCAGGACTCCATGGAAACGCGTGTCTGGACGAAGTTTAAATTTGGTGGCCGAAAACCAAAGGAGAATGGAAGGTTACAAGACAGGTGCTGAAGGTAAACAAGACACAATTTTAGGGAACCAGGGCCTTCGAGTGCGCGTGCGTGGATGGACGCTCACGCGCACCAATTCTTTCTTCAGCACGTCTAATTACATCAATTTTTCCAAGCCACATAATCGCACTGTTACTGTAAATGCACGCATATCCATTAGGCACACTGTTCGTTATTACTTGTTTGTTTTATAAAGATATGACAGCAAATTAATCTAGTGATAAATATTGCATTGCATTTATACAACATAACAATATCAAACCAGATGTGTTGGCGTGCAAAATGATAAGAAATCGCATTAATCAACACAGAGAATTAGTCTTGACATTATAATAgatataatttattaaattaagtacatGTCTGAAATCATTTAGTGTAATGATAATAATAGAAAATAACCGCAGACTAATAATAAGAAATACATATTTCTAGtatttatacataaaaataactACAAAATGATACTTGCATATAAACAGTTTAGCAAAGAGATCTCTTATATTTACATATGTATATTGTATATTGGTAAAATTCGGTCCAAAACTAAAACACGATACGTACAAAACCCATATTAACACACTATAAACTCTTCGTCTATGTTTTAATATTGCTTATACTGTGTTGCCAGTACGGTATTATTAAAATCCAAGTGATTCAAAACCGAAGCCAGTGAGACGTACCTGACAAATCCTGTTCATAAACCGGCTTCGCGTCAGCCTCCTCTCTCTGTCTTTGAACGGAGAAAGACAGAATTTCTGCCGTGCCACGGGGAAATAAACACAGCAACGTATTGTTGATATATGCAGGACTGAATTGTAGGCTCTCCCGTCTAATCTGATCTAGCCCCTCACGGAAATGGGCAAAGACAAATCTGCGTTGCGAGCCGCGCTGCACTGCTGTATCGATAGGGGGAGACTCCTTGTAATAAGCATAATCAGCTAAAAAACAAACTATAGAGCTCTCGCGAGATTTACCGCCACTGCTGTTCCCTCTCTGAGCCTTCCAGTCCTAAACTGCTTAGAGTGCGTTTTGTCATGCCGTTTAAGCGCTATTGGCAGACTCACTGTATTTATGGGTTTATACCATCGTGCAAATAAACTCTACACACTGtgcaaaaaagaacaaatgtgttttctatagtGAGTATAAAGATGTTTTCCTAAACGTCACCAAATCTGTTTGGTTAATAGATATTAGACATACAGTAAAAGCCTGTAAAATCTCTGTTTTCAGCAAATATATGTTTAACtctcaaaaatatatataagatGTATATTTTCTAGGCTATATTACAATTTGTTTTGGTTGACAAGCGTTGTGCTTGAAATTGTACAAGTGTTCATAAATGACTAAAAGAAGTTCTGGGGATATTTCATTATAGGCCTACCATTAAAAGCTTATTtgatctttttttaaatcacaacaccaaaatatataaatgatcTTATGTATCTTAAACAGCTTTATACTTTTCCCAGGAACATTGTGAAACAGATGAGactgtaagggataatgtataggcagcaggttgttatcacATAAATAAGCCCTGACAGTGTGATTAGGACCCGCCgtgaagcggagggtcttgtatcgcactcaggggcgtcagtttgtgttgaaaagtggtggggacaaaagattcGATGAAAAAGCAATACAGCAggatgggaaaaatattgaataattgTGCATCGAAAAATGGGCATAGCCTAggccacactgcaaaaaataacttagttaataacttagtttttagaccaaaaatataaaatttaagtgattttattcaaaaaacaagcaaaataatctgccaatggagtaaccaaaaaaatcttgaacatttttcttatacactaaattcaagaaaaattcagattggcagattttttttgcttgttttatgcacaaaatcacttaaattttatatttttggtctaaaaactggacttattttcttgggtcgttatgctcatcaagaaaagcatcataatttaagaattttagatatatttactgaaaacaagacaaaaatactaagaaatgtttgttttgggtcattttagAGAAATTAATAGTTATTATGTTTAAGCTACTTTTTGTGGATAATGTACATTgtttctttctgtatctaaactgcattgcatgttttattttgtgcaaataAACCTTTAATATTTCTTGGTTTGCTTGaattttcagaacattttaaccaaatgctttcaaaaagtggtggggacaaaatcagccatttcaaaaagtggtggggacatgtccccagcgtccccagtgtaaatgacacctatgattgcactgaaggggcttattttgcGATAAAACCCTGCTGCCTGTATATTAtgccgcttattacacggctttTTGCCTCATAAGTAAACTTTTTgtgataatataaaaaatatatattctgaaTCAGATATTgtgggaaaacatgtttttataacaGACAAACGGAGATCATGCATCAatttacatgtttaacatcatGAAGCAGATGAATGCATGCTTTTTTCTCGCACTGACAGCGGAGGTGATAAAATAAGTCAGAACTCAAGGTAATCTTCAACTGCTGCCTCATTAAGCCCCTCCGCCACGCTGAGATGCGGAGGCTTAGGCCAACTGAGGTTGACCCACCTGTCCCATTGTCTTTGGTTCCGTAGGACCAGATCTTCAATCTTGTGGCCATGGAGGACCAAGCCCTACCCACCATGGCTCCTGACAGCCCTGTGTCATCAGTCAGCCTTCTTGAGAAGCGCGAAAGGAGGGTCTTGTGGGAGTCCGTCTCTGATGCGTTCTCCTCACCCACCATGACCACTACAAATCCCCTGCCTCCTGCTTTATACTCTGCACCTCGCCCCCGCagaaagaagaggaagaagggaGAATTGGCCCCTCAACCTGAATCTTCCCCAGGGCCCTCCCTAGTCTCTGGCTCTTCGTCTGGTGCAGCGCCCCCTGTTTTTGCTCCACAGCCAGCTGCAGCGCCCCTGGTCTCTGCTCCACAGTCAGCTGCAGAGCCCCCTTTCTCACCGTCTGTGCCTGCCTCAGTCTCTCCTTTCCCATTGTCACCCTTTACCTCAGTTCAGTCCACAGTGTCCATGTCATCCCTCAACTCCATCCCGGTCCCGGGAAGCCCCAGACTTcctttagatcaaatttaacaAAATTCACACCCTCAGCCTTGCCCATTCCTTCCCCTTTTCAGCCTTCGAATCCTGTCCCATCCCCGTCTGCTTCTCCTGTTATGTCTGGACCTGTCCTGCCTCAGTTTTTCCCCCTGGACCTTTTCCTTGTGTGTCCTCACCCAAGCATGCCTCTTCTAAAACCTTTACGAAATCTGCCTGGACTTCTCGCCCTCATTTCTCTCCTTGACCTCCCAGCTCAAAGACTCCTCAAAGACTCCCCAACCAGTCTTGCCCTGCCTGGCCCACCTCCATTAACTTTTTATCCACCGCACCCCCTCccttgtttttattgtgtaacCCCAACCCGTttgtaatttattcatttgcCTTTGTtattatttgtcatgttctgttTGGTCTTGTCCTTGTTCCATTTTGTCGTGTCTCGTGTGTCCCCTTGTCCCCTGTGTGTCGCACTTAAATTTACATCAACGTGattaaaactacagtaaattacaGAAACCAGCTATGAAagaaagataattgaagtgtaattaaattgtttagttggtctcaagtcccattgattAACATGGGGTaagcggggtttatgacctatactgggaccagtcactggggggcgattgagaagttttggcttcactttcagggcttgtgcgacGTGCTTGGCTGGCACTCAGTTAAAAAAACAGCTGACATTCGGCGTCCTCCAGGTGTTTTTAggggcgtttaaaagttttggtgtgcacaacccttAAAGGGGCGGCGCCCCAGTGCCCCCTAttgaccagccgccactgttTGGTCATTTTTAACGAATACAGACCTTTCGCGAGggatgtcacaaacacactagttggtttaatcatttatgccagaaatgtaattaaaataCATAGTTAATTTTGTGTATTGTTAAACTGtgcctgtcaaaatgatttgctgCATCCGGGTTAGTTTTCGGTAGTTATCTAAAGGAACAACAACCTTGGAATGTCGCCACTGGCCAGTCAGAATCTTGCATTTTAGTGAGCTGTGTAATAAAGAAAAGTAAACTCAAATGCACAAGAATAAGATGttgggtgtttgtgtttacagtcCACCTGATAAATCATGCACATCCTTAggtatttgtattgttttaatgtcctcaaCACAAATGATCAAAAGGTATAGCATCATCATTGTGCTTTTCTTGAGACATACAAAGGCAAACTTATAAGGTACCCAAAGGTGTGCTGACCCTATAGCATATGCAGTGTTGCAGTGGTTCCGTTTTTCTCAGCCtcataaatattttcatttggTAGAAAAATACCCCCCAAGAGCCATTTAAATTGAATATTTCAAATACAGTGAAAATCCATCTTCCTCATGGTTCGTACTTCATTCCATAATTACTGCATATTCAGCACCAACCACGGCATCTGTGCATTCCTAAGCCAAGTAAAGACTGAAAAACTGCAGCCATGCAGCTAGAAAAGCACATAGAGATGGTGGATGGAAAAAAGCCTTGTCAGAGCAATCAATAAGCGCAGGTAAAAGCATTTGTTTGCAGAGCTCAAGCTATTATCTAATTGCTTGGCTACTGGTGATTGCATGGATACATTAATCTCTCTTACTCTCCTGTTCAATTTTAACCTTATTTTAACCGCAAGCAGGCTTGAAAACTACCTTTGGTACTAACTAAAAGAAATATAGTTAACCATACCCACAAAATGATCTGTCATTCAGCAATAATGGAGGTTACACAAGCTTAATTAATTTTCAGGTCTTGCCATTAATGTTCATTCTGTTCAATGTTTATTCTATACACAAAATTCTTATGAATTCATATAACCACATTTGTAAGTTTGAATTCATATAACCGATTTGCCGTGACCCCtatgatgttggggttaggggtttggtttcgttgttgttttttcatgagaatcataTGTTTTTGTGCGATTAacttcatatgaattcatgtgaattagccaccttgtaaaatatatacaaattctCGTAAGATTAGGCTTAGGCTGATGTATTCCCACACGAATACATCAGTCACCAGCTTTGTGTTATGGTCATGTCTTGTGTTCCCCTGTCTTGTGCTCTTATTTTGTcttttgtagttcttttgttcATTGGTCCTTGAGTTGATTGTTTCCCAGGTTTGTCTTGTTATCCTGTTCACACATGTGTATATAACCCGAGTGTTTCAGTTGTCTTGTGTCAGTTGTTGTATGTGAATTAAATATTGTACGTTTTAACCATTCAGTATTATCAATGTATCACTATGTTTATTAAAGAGCACTTGCGTTTGGATCTGCCGTCTCTGCCTGCCTTTGTCCACTCAGTGACAGAACGACTGACCATATAGGATCCAGCAGTGACTCTCATCAGCCCACACCATGGACCAAGCAGCATTGTTGCCACCGGCCATGAGACTCCTTATTCTCTGCCAGGGCTCCCGCTCCCTTGAGGATCACACACAGGACTCTTAGGACCTTGTTTCACAAACCCGTTACCCAGAAAAATCACtaatagttttaaataaatgaagttTAAATGATCCTTTCAGAACACTACTCTTAGTATGACCCTCAGGGGAGTTTTGAGAACTTTGGGGAGCTAGCCCTGATGTTGAGTGGGTCTCCCTCCACTGTGGGTGAGGTCCAGAAGGAGGCCTTgcttaaacagtttttttttggtgGGGCAGTAGGCACCAGGCTCCACAGGCTGAAGAGCCAGGCCGGTCACAGACACCTGAGTGTGCTGCAGGTAATGGTGGCTAGCCCAAGACTCATGCCTGCACCTGTTTTAAAGATGTCCGCAACCATACCTGCACCTGTTCTCAAGAGGGCCGTCGCCATGTCTGCACCTGTTCTCAAGAGGGCCGTCGTCATGCCTGCACCTTTTCTCAAGATGGCCACCACCATGCCCTCGGCAGTTTCCAAGATGGCTACTACCACACCCAAGCCTGTTCACAAGTTGGCTGCCGCCACGCCTGAGTCACTTCACAAGATGGCCGCCTCCACAGTGAAGGTGAACTTTAGGTCTAGATGTCTCATTTCGAGTCTGGCAGATACTCCACTGGTGTTGGTGCAAGCAGCTGGTGTTCCTAGTCGGGTGGTCTCTGGTTCCGTGGTCTATATGGTGCCCAAGGTATGTCCTTTGATTTCTGTGTTCCCTGTGTTTGCCATGGCTCTGTGGTGTGTTTTGTCTGCTCTTTGCTCTTCTGTTCCATAAGAGGTCTCTCAAGTCCATTAACCTGAGTCTCCTGAACTTCCTGTCACAGCTGAAAGGTCTGAACCCTAGTCTCCTGCCCTTCTTGTCATGACAAAAAGGTTTGAACCTGAGTTCTCTGCACCTCCTGTTTTGGCTAATAGGTTTGAATTCGAGTCCCTTGAGCTTCCAGTTTTGACCAAGTTAGCTGAGCCTAAGTTTCCTGAATTTTCTGTCCTGACCATAAGGCCGGTTGCCAATTTCTCGGAGTTTCCTGTAAAGGCCAAGATGTTTACTCCTGACTTTCCGGTGTCCTGTAGGTCAGCCAACATGGTCGCTCCCAAGCTCCATAGACTCTCTGCCCTTGCCAAATGGCAGTGTATTACTCCCATAGACCTTCTGCCCTTGCCAAAATGGCAGTTTCTAAGTTCCCCAGTCTCTGTCCTGCCCAAGATGGCCGACCCCGAGCTCCCTGAACTCTCTGCCTGGCCTAAGATGGCCGTCCCCAAGCTCCCTGAACTCTTTGCCTTTCCCAAGATGGCCATCTCCGAGCTCCCTGAACTCTCTGCCTGCCCCAAAATGGTTGTCCCTGAGCTCCCTGAACTCTCTGCCCTATTTAACCTGGCCCAAAGGCCCTCTCTCTGCTCTCTCCCTCTGCCTAGATTCCTGTTGCCGCAAGCACCACCATGGCTCCCGACTTTGCCCTGGTCTCTTGTTCTGCCCGCGGCTCCACCCTGGTCTCTGGTTCCATCCTCCCTCCTCCGCTCCACCACCCTCCTGGactcttgttttgttttttttcatgTGGAGCGTATGGAAGCCGCTCCTTTGGGGGGAGGGGCTATGTAACAGTCATGTCTTGTGTTCCCCTGTCTTGTGCTCTTATTTTGAAGTTCTGTCATTGTTTCCCATGTTTGTAGTCtttattttagttattttgtTCATTGGTCCTTGTGTTGATTTGTTTCCCAGGTGTGACTTGTTATCCTGTTCACCCAAGTGTATATATACCCCAGTGTTTTAATTGTCTTGTGTCAGTCATTACATGTGGTTCATCCTGTCTGGTTTGTTTATTTCTGTTTTATACTCCCAGTGTTATTTTGTATTACTTTGTTTATGTCCTCATTAAAGTCACTTGCGTTTGGATCCACTGTCTCTGCCTGCCTTGTCCATGTTACACTTTGGCTCAAACAGCTctgctaagctgctgtcgaatcacaacacactaaacaaactacacaatcagaactccttacgtatttctgaaggagggacttcaaagaacaagaaagacatcagcccgtttttaagACGgtaaaaacagcgctatacagataagtaaattgtgtgaaaaatactgcttttttacacgtgaaacatcaACACATCTTATATTGTGCAGTGTAAACTAAATCAAagtttcaaaaacacagaaagaatgtgacctttaacaaatagatgcaaaaatgatgcactatatttttaagtaaatccagcctttattGTTTTCAGTTTAGATCTTAAGAAACCGTATACTGAGCTGCCATGCCTTAAAGAATGATGTTTCAAGCACAACATCATGTAGAGAAGTTGTGCAGAATTGTTCATGACTAATAGCTTTAGTTTTGACAACACGGAAAAGGGCACATCAGGCTACCGGTCTGAAATGACTTTAGTTGGTGTTGCCCCCCCCCAGCTTATCAGGTGGTACGGCAGAGGAGCATAATGTAAACATGTAAACTATTTGAAGTATTTATTGTTATATATGCTCGGATGAAAGAAGCCACTTTACAGCTTAGCTCCACTAATATATTTGAAGTCTAAATCACAGCTTAACATTAAGAACCTACAAAGGCCTGTTCTTTGCTCTAGAGCTCCTCTTTGTGGGAAACAAAAGCAGTACTGCCTGTA belongs to Paramisgurnus dabryanus chromosome 2, PD_genome_1.1, whole genome shotgun sequence and includes:
- the ache gene encoding acetylcholinesterase, which gives rise to MKTSDLFLLPSVLLVFLLKCCLAQSESDLIVTTRLGRVQGLRIPVPDRNHVVAFLGIPYAEPPVGKRRFKQAEPKKPWNGVIEATNYPNACYQYVDTSYPGFPGTEMWNPNRDMSEDCLYINVWVPPSPRPQNLTVMVWIYGGGFSSGSSSLDVYDGRYLAYTEKVVVVSMNYRVGPLGFLALNGSSEAPGNIGLLDQRMALKWVQDNIHFFGGNPKQVTIFGESAGGASVGLHVLSPDSRPYFTRAILQSGVPNTPWATVSFDEARRRTTLLGKLVGCSEGNDTELIDCLRNKNPQELIDQEWQVLPYSSLFRYSFVPVVDGVFLPDTPEAMINSGNFKNTQILLGVNQDEGSYFLIYGSPGFSKDNESLISREDFLEGVKMGVPHANEIGLEAVILQYTDWMDENNPVKNRDAMDDIVGDQNVICPLLNFAKAYAQHTALHIQPGAVPGTPGWGNSGSTGYNSGNSHGSVYLYLFDHRASNLAWPEWMGVMHGYEIEFVFGLPLNKSLNYTAEEEKLSRRMMKYWANFARTGNPNMNTDGTIDSRRRWPQFTVTEQKYVSLNTEPMKVYKGLRTQACALWTRFLPRLLNITDNIDDVERQWKVEFQRWSSYMMHWKSQFDHYSKQERCTDL